The genomic window gagtcagccacttgaccgactgagccgcccaggtgccctgagactccATCTGTTGATGGGAAGGAATGCCTCATATTGTGGTGGTGTTTTCAATTTTACATATACGTTTGCTGGTGAGCGCTGGGTGTTGAGTTTCTGCTGTTAGTTCAAAACTTAAGATGTGGACCTGAGGGAGGTCTTTTTTACTACTCAAAAGAAGAGAACTAGTAATTAGAAACCATAACCTCCAAGCTACCCCACCAGTCTAGTTATGGAAGTGCTTTCCTTTCTGTGGGACATTTGCATTTTAGTTTGTTGTGggttctcttctctgcccttgaGGCTCCCCTATCACCCTGTACCCTGGTTTCCTATCTCTTCAGGCATCCCTAGTTCTGGGCCAGCCTAGGAATCATATCTTGCTTCATTGCATTGTTCTCCTGGGAACTTGCTGCCCTTCTGTCCCAGTCTCAGGTTTTGCCATGGCAATTTAGAGGATATTTTCCCCATCCCTTTGACCTAAGGGAGGGCTTGATTACAAGGTGGGCTCACATCTCTCTTGTTTACTACTGTATCTCTgcccttagaacagtgcctgagaCATGGTTaacattcagtaaacatttatctgTGGGCCAAAGCCCTGTCAGAGAGTTTACACCACCTGCAGGCCATCCTGATGCCTACTTCCTGCTGCCTGCCAACAACCAGCTCTTCTGCAACGTAATACAATTCCTCAGATTATGGGTCAGCTGCCTACAACTTCTTGTACAAGACTTGAGACCCCCAGGACCAGTTGGTGTCCATCCTCCATTGGAAATTTACACTTAACTCTGGAGTAGAACCTTGTGCCAGTGACTCGAAACAAAATTGTTTTGTGGGAGGTGTTGGTTGGTTTCACTGTGGGATGAGGGGGTGCAGGCATCTGGCTCTAAgttggcctgtgtgtgtgtgtgtgtgtgtgtgtgtgtgtgtggacaagGTCTTACCACACAAAGCCCCCATTCTTTGAGGGGCTTAATTCCCATTCATAGACTAGGAAGATTTGTGTACTTATTTTGGCAAATTTCCAGCAGAGGACAATCAAAGTTCTCACTCTGTCAAAGGTCAGTCTTTACAGTAACTAGCGGGTCTGTTGTGATGACAAGGTGACCTACTCTGATTTGTACAAAGGTGCCCCAGGAGCGAGCCATGGAGTTGTGCTTACCTCTGTGGCTCTTCATGGAAAAGTGGCTTTCTCTCCCCAAGAGAATATTTTAAGTCTACCTGCAGAGACATCTGTGGCCTCTGTGGGTGGCTGAGTGTCTACCATAGATAGCTCGATATCCTGTGGATGGCCAAGTATCCCCGGTGAATGGCTGAGTGTCTCCTAAGGAAGGCCACAGACTCTGCTGTGGAGGACCCGGTGTCTGCTTGTGGCTGGTTCAGTGTTCTCCCCTGGATGGCCACGTGTTCAGCCGTGTGAGCCTCAGGCTATTCTGGGCTGAGTGTCCACCGTGGGAGGCCCAGTATTCCCCCGTGGATGGTCACATATTGGCCGTTGGACAGCTGTGTCTCCCTGTGGACACTGCCATTCTCCTCTCATTTCCCTCCCCGACTCCACCCTACCACCTGTTACCAGTAGGTCTGGAGGTTGAGTCGTGCCTGACCTTGGCTCCCCTAGTCCCTGACACTTCTCTGTGAGACTGTCAGGGTCAGagcccatgtgtgtgtgtgtgtgtgtgtgtgtgtgtgtgtgtgtgtgtgtgtgagatctgGGGCCCGGCAGGGGGTCACCACAGGAGAACTCAGGTGGTTATAGGAGTGataccctctccttccccctgccAGGCTGAGGCCCCGGAAGGAGCAGGGCACGTACGCACTGTCCCTGATCTACGGGAAAACCGTATACCACTACCTCATCAGCCAGGACAAGGCAGGCAAATACTGTATTCCTGAGGGGACCAAGTTTGACACGCTCTGGCAGGTAAGCTGCCCATCTACCTTGCTGTTGAGGGGATGTGGTGGGGGGTTGCTTGGGGTTCTGGGGGAGGGAAGAGCCCAGGCCCTGATGCCGCCTCCTGCAGCTGGTAGAGTACCTGAAGCTGAAGGCTGATGGGCTCATCTACTGCCTGAAGGATGCCTGCCCCAACTCCAGCGCCAGCGCCAGCTCAGGTGAGTGGGGCTGTGGGGAACGGGGGCGGGGTGAGCGAAGACCCCGTGCCCCACCCCCTCACTATCACTTCTGCTCCCCCAGAGGCTGCTGCTCCCACACTCCCAGCTCACCCATCCACTTTCACCCATGTGAGTTAGCTGGCATCTCAAAGTTGGGTCGTGAGGGATGGAGCTGGGCGGGTGGGTGATGGGTCCTTTTCCCAGGGCGAGGCTGGGATGGAGAGTGGGGCTGCCATGGACCAGAAGAGGGTACCCCCCAGAACCGTCCCTGGGAGTCCTCAGAGAATATGGGTCTCAGGGGCTGGGTGCCCCCAGCTCAGGTCCTGCTGACCCTTGTTGACCCCATGACCTTTAGGCTCAGAGACGGATTGATACCCTTAACTCAGATGGATATACCCCTGAACCAGGTGAGCTGACAAAGCTGGAGGTGTATGTGTGGGGTTCCTGCCAGGCTGTGATCAAGGTCCCTGGCTGGGCTCCAGGGTGTGGCAGGGGAGGGATGTGGGCCAGGCCTGACTTGTGACTGCAGACGTCCACGTGGGTGCACATCCATCACGCCTGCCTATGTGCTTGTGCATGGGGTGCATGCAGACACGCAGGGGAGTACATCTGGCTGTGCCTGAGCCACAGACACACATGTGTTCAGTACCTACAATGTGCCAGTCACGCCCCATGCTCGTGTGTGTCTGAGCTTGTCGAATGCTTCTGATGTGCCATATTAGTCATGCCAGTTAGTCATGATGATTATTgtcagtttacagatgagaaaggagGGCAAGTAACTTAATAAGGTCCTGCGGTTAGGCAATAgtggaactgggatttgaacccaggcaggcaGGCTCTGGAGCCCCTGTTTTTAAAATGCCTGGCTGCAGATGCTAATGTGTTTGATGTGTAGATGCAAGCCCATCCCGTGTGCATGCACAGAGAAAATACAGGATTGCGTGTGCACACAGAGGCTCACCTTTGGAGCCCTTGTAAACATGGCTGTGTGGTGCATGCAGAGACATGGGCAGACATGGACAtaggtgcacacacacgcacagaggtCTTCCTGTAGCCGGCACACTAACAGTTTCTCATGCAGATGTGCCTTTGGACCCCCATCACACACAGACGTGGGTGCAAGTATACGTGGGTGCGTTTGTGTGAATGCATGGGCACACGTGGTTACATGTGCACATAGTCTCATACGCCTTTAGAGCCCATTGGATGTGGCTTTCCAGTCCCCCCCAGAGGGGACCAGGAGTGTACACAAGTGCACGCATGCACACGAGCACACACGTGTACCCACGTGCCTGTGCATGCTCTGGATGGTGCACCGTTGTCTGGGGTGTGTGCTTTGCGGGTGCCAAGGCTGCTGTGCCCTCCCTGTCCCTTGTCCCACTCCCTCATCCTGACTTGggagcacacacgtgtgtgtatgccCAGCACGCCTAGTGTCCACAGAGAAGCCAAGGCCAATGCCCATGGACACAAGTGTGTACGAGAGCCCCTACAGTGACCCTGAGGAGCTCAAGGACAAGAAGCTCTTCCTGAAGCGTGAGAACCTCCTCATCGCTGACATAGAACTTGGCTGTGGCAACTTTGGCTCAGTGCGCCAGGGCGTCTATCGCATGCGCAAGTATGGCTGCTCCTGCCGTGGTCTGGGGCATCACCgtggtggggggacagaggagggagtgGCCTCACCAGGCCTTGGGGGTTGGGGCCAGGATGCGATATCAGTTTGCCAGGGAGACAGACCCTGGGCCAGAAAAGTACATGCTAGGGGGTTACCTGGGAGGGCTCGGGTCAGCACCTGAGAGGGTGTGGGAGAAGCAGGCTgggacagggagagggtgggCTGAGCCGCAGTTGCAACAGAGGCCTTAACCGACCCAGGGGAGCTGCAGAGGGGCCCCCCTTTGTAGCCTTGCTACTGGATACAGGCAGCCCCTGGGGGCGGGTGTAgctttgaggtgttttttttcaGCGAGGGGCAGTTCTCGGTGAGGGACTTGGGAGCGAGCTGTCCCTGGCCGACACTCCTGGCACCTGAGCAAGTGGGTGCCTGGACCCTGAAGGGAGATCCAGGTGGCAACCCACGGTGTCCACCACACAtggccagagagaagagaggcgGGTTGGGTGGGCACAAGGGGCCGAGCGGGGCCCGTGCTGACCAGGTGCACGTCATGGCAGGAAGCAGATTGACGTCGCCATCAAGGTGTTGAAGCACAGCACGGAGAAGACAGACAAGGATGAGATGATGCGCGAGGCGCAGATTATGCACCAGCTGGACAACCCCTACATCGTGCGGCTCATCGGCGTCTGCCAGGCCGAGGCCCTCATGCTCGTCATGGAGATGGCGGGCGGCGGGCCCCTGCACAAGTTCCTGCTTGGGAAGAAGTGAGCTCCGGGCGGGCTGGGCACTTGGAACTTGTGGGCCCAGCAGGCTCATCCGTCCTTATGGGTGTGCTCCAGCCACGAGGGCACACTTGTTTTCACACGACTGTAGACACACTCACTCCTGCCGCCCTGCGCGCCCACACTCACACCCATGGGGCGGAGCTGTTACCAGCACAGCCGTCAGAGTCTGACCTCCAGATCTGAACTGCAGCCCTGCCACTGACTAGTGTGACCCCGGGCAGGTCTCTCAGtttgtctgtgcctcagtttcctcactcgTACCACAGTGCTGATCACAGTATTTACCTCAGGGGGCTCTTGTGAGGCTCACATGAGTTgatatttgtaaagtgcttagaacagtgtctggcccTGCTTGTAAGAGCTTTAGAAATTTTGCCCTCGTGAGATTGTCCATAGTCGATTGTCTTTGACCTAAGACACTGTCAGCAAACTGCAGCCCACAGTGTTGTTTGGTACTGCATGGCTTGGcatttttaaagggttgtaaaagaaaaaaagaagcagaagagtATGTGGTAGAGACCACACGTGGCCTgcaaaggctaaaatatttactatctggccctttactgaAAAAATTTGCTGACCCTCAATCTAAAGAAACTGTGATTTCGTTTGTTTTCTCGTGCCTCAAACTCTTACCCTCATAGACATGGTCTTTTACACTCACTGAGGCGTGTGACCATCAACTCATATTCTCACTGGTGCATGTACATTCACAGCGTACCCCAGCTCGTGCGTGCGTTTGTGCTGACTCATACATGCAGTTATTCCACAGGTTTTGCTGGGCAATTTCTCTGTAATCGGGACTGTTACTAGCATTTGGGATTCATCGGTGAACAAAAGGGACAAAGGTCTCTGTCCTATATTCTGGTTGGGAAAAAAGAGGCTTTCAGTgataattataatacaatgtAGAATATGTTGGAAGAGAAATACTATAGAAAAGAGGATTGGGAGTGTCACGGTGGGAGGTGAAAAGTGAGAAGGCGAGGTCTGTGCAAACTGAGGGAGGCAGCCAAGTGCAGCTGTGGGGGAAgaagccagtgcaaaggccctgaggtgtgCCTGTGCTCACTGTGGTGAGAGAACTGTGAGGAAGGTCCCATGGCTGCGACAGAGTGAatgaagaggagagggggagcCGATAAGGGTAGGGAAGTGATGGGGCAGGTCATGCAGGACCTTGTGAGCCATGGGGAGACCTTGGACTTCCACCCCAAGTGTGGTGGGAGCCCTGGGAGGCTCTAAACAGGGGGAGTGGCAGGACTGGGCTTCTGTGCTCAGGGAGGATGGGCGATGGGGAATGAGGGTGGTGGTGCCTGTTCGTTCTGGTCCAGGCTTACAATGATGAAGGCTGGACTGGGGTGGCAGAAGCAGAGGTGGAGAGAAGTAGAAGGATTCTGGAAGGATTCTGAAGGCAGAGCTGCCGGGGTGTGTTGACAGATTAGAAGCCAGGTGTGAGAAAGAGGAGCTGAGGGTGAGGCTGGTGCTTCTGGCCCAAGTCAATGAAAGGATGTGGTTGTTGGAGAAGAAAGGGACAGTGGGGGGAGCTGGGTATGTGTGTGAACAACCAGGAACTTagctttatctttatttttattattttcaagtttatttatttattttgagagagacaagagtaggagaggggcagagagagagagaatcccaagcagacccaagcccagcacagagcctgacatagggctcgatcccacaaccctgggatcatgacctgagctgaaatcaagagtcagatgcttaactgactgagccacccgggtgcctctgtctttattatttttgagatgcccatgagacacccccccccccccaccaggggcACATAGAGGATTCAGGTAAATGTGTAAGTTTGGGAATCATAGTATGTGGGAGACATTGAAAGTCTTGAGaccagaggaggacagagggttTTGCCTCTTCTGTTCACACCTGCCCTCCTTCCTGTATCTCCAGCCCTGTGCCTGGGCACACAATAAGCACCTGCTGACTACATGCTCAGCTGGGTCAGAGGTGTGGGCTTTGCTCCCTTAGGAACTGGGGCTGTCCCCTCCCACCTGACCCTGCTTTCCCCTGCACCCCAGGGAGGAGATCCCCATCAGCAACGTGGCGGAGCTGCTGCACCAGGTGTCCATGGGGATGAAGTACCTGGAGGAGAAAAATTTTGTGCACCGTGACCTGGCAGCCCGCAACGTCCTGCTGGTCAACCGGCACTATGCCAAGATCAGCGACTTCGGTCTCTCCAAGGCACTGGGTGCCGACGACAGCTACTATACTGTGAGCCCCCACCCCTTTGGTGCCCAGGTGGATGAGGTTGGTGGGTGGAGGGTCCCTGAGCCCTGCCCTGGCAACATCTCCCCCTTTTCAGGCCCGCTCGGCAGGGAAGTGGCCGCTCAAGTGGTATGCGCCCGAGTGTTTCAACTTCCGCAAGTTCTCCAGCCGCAGTGATGTTTGGAGCTATGGGGTCACCATGTGGGAGGCCTTCTCCTATGGCCAGAAGCCCTACAAGGCAGGCGTGGGCAGAGGCGGGTGGGCAGGTGGCTGGGTGAGAAGCGGGGTGAGGGTGAGGTGGCCTTGGTTACTCATGTTGCACTTGGTTCTGGCTCGAGCAGAAGATGAAGGGCCCTGAAGTCATAGCCTTCATCGAGCAGGGCAAGAGGATGGAGTGCCCGCCAGACTGTCCACCTGAAATGTACACACTCATGAGTGACTGCTGGATCTACAAGTGAGTGCCAGTGGGTGGGAAGGGTACCCAGCTGAGCCGACACTGGGCCGGGGACCAGAGGTCATGGTGACCAATAGTCCAAAACTCATCCCGCCCAAGACCCACCCAGTTCACAGTCTTTCTCACACGCAGTAGCTTTACTCTCTGCACCTATGCTAAATACCTCAACACATGGACCCTATAGTGCTCCAATGGGCCAACACCCCAACACTCTACCTGTAAACACCTAGTGCTCCAGCATCTAAAACCTCAGGCCCCCACCAGCCAACACTCAACACGTTGATCCTGCAATACTCAAACAAGGCAGTACTCTTTTACCCAAAATATAGAACCAATGGTCAGGACATGTGATAATACTCCACTCTCATTCCTCAGTCCCCCGCTGTCCAACATTCAACACCTATTTATCCTGACAAGCCAATACTACAGCACCCAAATACTCAATATATTCAAAACCTCCACCTCTGTCCAGTGTTCAAGCTCAACACTTGAACAGCCCAACTTTTAACACCATCAGCATTTCAACTTCCCATCAGAAAATAGGCAACACACACCCAAACAAGATATTGTCCTACACTGAGCCACTGTCATCCACTGAGCATGGATATTCCAACATTTGATACCTTTTCTACCCGGACATCCATTATTCCATTGGCCAGCACCTATGACATTGACACCTAAACACCCAAGCAACCCGATGTATAGATACCCTATTTATGATAAATAATACATGATCAGTCCATCCAACATGTGTTGACCTGGTCTCCATTGGGAAGTACTCAGTACACCAACACCCCAATACCGAAAGAGGCTCGCATCCAATGCTATACATGGATATTTCACACACAGTACCATTCATAGCCCAACTCTTCACTAACTGAACCCACCATCAATGCTCCAATGTTCTGCTAGACTAGGGGCAGCATACTTGCACCCATAAAAGCCCGCACCTGGCATCCAAATACACTGGCCCTTGGCACATGTGCAGTACCTCAGCCTTCAATATCCCAGGCCCCCTTCGTTGATAGTTGTAACCCCGACACTCAGTGAATTCAGTTCCCTAAATCTTCACCAGTTAACCCTCAACAGATGGTTCCCCCAACCTCCTGTATGTCGGCAGCTCTTCTATTACATGGTACAGAACCACCCGAATTCTAGTACTCACATCCAAGAGACGTCTCCATTTCCCAAAAACTCTACCACCCTGACAGCcccactgattttattttttttaatgtttatttatttcgagagagacaaagccaagcgggggaggggcagagagggagagagagagagagaatctcagtgcagagcctgacatggggcttgatctcaccaaccgtgagatcgtgacctgagctgaaaccaagagctgtatgcttgactgagccacccaggtgcctccccgcCACACACTGATTTTTTGAGCCCCATGCATGTCTGCCCTCCAGCTGAAGCTGGGTTCTGGGGATATGGTCAGTGGCCTGGATCTACCTGAACCCCCACAGGTGGGAAGACCGCCCAGACTTCCTGGCTGTGGAGCAGCGCATGCGGACCTACTATTACAGCTTGGCGAGCAAGACTGAGGACCCCCCGGGGCCTGGAAAGGGAACCGAGACTGCTTTTGCCTGAGCTCCAGCCAGCCTGGGGCCTGCAAGCCACGATGCCCCAGCTTCAGCCCCATCCTAGGACCTCCAGTTTGGCTGGCTTCACTTCAGCTTTTCTGCCCAAACCAGCTGGGCTGTATAAGGCAGGCAGCTGAAGCCTCAGTTTAATACTGATCTAGTTTTCCCCACTTGGTCACCTGTCCCCtctggctgggggaggagggaggccctgGGAGGGTGGGGTTGCATAGCCTGCTCTTGGGCTGGTATCTACCGGGGAGCCCTGAACTGAGGGAACATTACTTACAGTAAGGACCCTCCTTCCTCTGAAGCCCAAAGGGGAAGACTTGGAATTCTCAGGTGGCAAGACCTCAATCGTTTAAATAAACTCAGCTTCTTTCTTATTTGAGTCTCTCATCTTTTCTGCcatgggtgggggttgggcaggACAGGGGGTGGGTCATTGGAAGGGGTCAATGAGAAGTGCCTGAGCACAGCTTTTCTTGCGTGGGCCTGGATGTGGCCCCCAGGGTCTGAGTATCTGGCTTTCCCACTTCTCTGCCCTGGGGACATCTTTGTGTGAGTGAGGAGCTGTGGCAGAGTGGGGGAACTGAGGCAGGTGTGCtgctgggcctcagcttccctgtCTTTGTGGGTGGCGTGAGAAGTGTGCTTTCCATGCTGGCTGCCTGTTAGTATCACCTGGCGCGATTTTAACAAACGCCAaccccctctcctccacaccTCAACATTGGTGCGTTTTAAAGTGCCTTCAGGTGATTCTATCACCTAACACCCTACTCAACtgccccaccttcctccctggaCACAGTCACAGCTGGGACCTTCACCTTGTGTCCCAAGTGCCGGCTCAGTCCTGCTGAGAAGTCCTGTCCCTGAGCTcttgctgcctcagtttccccatgtggaAAATTGGGATGTtggagcacagaacccaacaggTCAGGTGAAATggagccaggcttctgcctttcttttctgaACTTGCTCCCCTTTCCTCAGCTATGATTGGCCCCACCCCCAGTTCCCAGCCATTGCCTCATTCTCTTGGCTTGGCCCTCTAAAGCAACTGGCTCAAGGGCAGCCATGAAACCCActcagagccagggagaggcaagGAGATTTTCTGCAGCTTCTGGGAAGgcaagttttcttttgttttgtgactGTTTTGTGGAACTGTGGGGGCAGGACGGGGGTTTTATCTGCTGTGTGGGGTAGGAGAATGAGGCCAGAGGTGGTTGACCATGGTGAGGAGATCCCAGAGCTAGGAAATTGACGTTGAAATTATTAACTTAGGTACAGACTTTACTCTTATTTCACCATttaatattgaattttaaaaatttatatctaaGCCTCATATTAGCATATTCTTATATGAACTTTGTACTCTATTTGGAATTAGTTGAGAGAACCCTCGGTTGTGCCGTCAACCTGGGTACACCAAGAATCTCAGTTATGTACATTCATTTGCAGAGTAAACCTGTAATGGTTTGGAATTGTTTGAAGGCCTCCAAGCCATGGGAGACAATATCTTCCTGCATTGAGATTCAAAATAGACAAACACTGATTGTAAAGATAAACACAGGAGCTTGAAttgcttccattttgtcattCTGGGTGACCATTTGAAGATTTCGTGCTTACAATTTCAAACAGTGGAGGCTTGAAAACCACGACATGAAAGACTTTTAGTTTTAGTTGGTAAACGTACATATTAGTTCATAGGTGAGCTATAATAACTGAATTTGAATAACACCATTAAGATTCAAGCATtgtttttcaattgttttaaaaccaacgaacaaatcaagaaaatattaTATCAGTGATGAGGTTTTGTGGCTTCCCGAATTGTAGTGTTTGCagatatttcagttttattaaaatttgctTAGTTACTGGACAATCATTTACATTATTACATAAAGTGTTTTTGAAGAAGGGAAATACATTTTCACCGTCTGCACTTCTTTTATGGTCATCATAacgattttattattattgctgaaaattattttataggaaGGAGGTATCAAAAATGATCCCCTCTGAGTGTCAGATACACTGGGAACCACCTTACGTGTGCTGGCAATTAATGTTGAATGAACCGATGAAAGAAGGTGCGATTCCACACAGTTACCACCAGGTGCCGCTGTTCTCCAAGCCAACGTCTCCGTTCCAAATCTGGTCCTAGCTCCTGTCCAGCGTTTGGCCATTTCTTCCCAGGCTCCACCCTGGTCTCGAGGCCCCTACTCCCGTCCCCTGCAATCCACTCACTCCAGAACCACTTGCAGGATCTTTCCTACCAGCGGCTCTGACCAAGTCCCTCCACCCTCTTCCAGGGTTCCCCAAACATATCTATGCTGACTCTCACCTCTGGGCTTTTGCATTTACTGTCTCCTCTGCCtgagattcttttcttcttcattaaaaaaattaattatttggggcgcctgggtggctcagtcggttgagcgtctgacttaggctcaggtcatgatctcagagctcgtgagttcgagccccacctctggctctgtgctgacagctcagagcctggagcctgcttcggattctgtgtctccctctctctgccccttccccactcgcattctgtctccgtctctctcaaaaataaataaacattaacaaaaatttttaaaattatttggtaaGTTTGAAATGCTATAAtttgtaaatttaaggtgtagaGCATGTtactttggtgtgtgtgtgtgtgcatatatatatgtgtgtgtatatatatatgtatgaatatgatTGCCATTGAAACAATGTTTATCACATTACATCATAGTACAGTGTTACTATATTCATTATACTGTGCATTAGGTATCTATGGCTATTTCAGTACTTATTGCAATTTTATACTCTTAAAGACCATCAGTCATTTTCCTCTGCACCCTCATTCTCTGGAAATCAccattttattctgttctttacAGGTTTTTTCCCtagattttacatataagtgacatcattagtacttgtctttctctgtctgaattaTCTTGCTTAACATGATgtgctcaaggtccatccatgctgtcacaaatggtgTCTTGGGTGTAGTTAGTGGAGTTCAGCTTCCCTACATCTTTCTGTCTCCACTGCTTGTTCtccctgttttgttcactgttgatGTTTGTTGGTTTCTACCTGGCTCTCTCCATCTGTACTTCTCCTTTCTTGTTCCTCCAGACTTCACTTCCATTcaaacatgtattgagcacttactggGAGGACTGGCCTCAGCGTAGGCTCCCCGGGTGTGAAGGGGAAGGACTGAGGAAGGTAGTTTCTGATATTTGCTTGCTTACCTTCCTATGATGAGCAGCTCATCACCTACCAAGGAAGCTCAAGCTGGTTAGTGAGGTAGCATTCTTTCAAGTGCTGACCCCAAACTGCATCTCCACCCCTTTCTCCATGGTCCCAAGACTACATAGACCTCACCTCTTTCTCCAAAAAGAGATTTCACCTTTCCTTTATAATGCTGCACTGTGCCTATTCTGGAAATGTGTATCAAGGAGAACATAGACCACTGAATAACCACTGCTGTGATGGTGGAAGCCCACAGGGCTCTGGGTGTTCAGCAGAGGCTGAGGGGGGGTCAGTCTGGTGGGCTTCCTGTAGAAGGCAACATATAAGCTGAGTCCCTGTAGGGTGAGTGAGATGTGGTTGGGGAAAAGGTGAGGAAAGTGTTCCATGCAGCAGGAGGCAGAGGTGAGAGAACGTACTTTTGGGAACCAAAATTGTTTTGAGTGGCTTTAGAACGTTGTGTTTGAGTGAGGCTGCTGTGGTCAATAAAGGGATAATGGAAACCCTGGAGCAGTGACCCCTGTGGGAGACAAGGGGcacctttttcttttgtatttcctaGTGGTTTGCTGGGAGGCCATTtatactgtctctccctctccttgcccgCCCCTGTTTCCAGGTACGTGGCTGCATTCTTCCAAGcataggggtttttttgttttttgtttttttaagttcttttatttgagtgtagttgacatacagtgttacattagtttcaggtgtacaacatggtgatttgacaagtttatatgttatgctatgctcatcacGAGTAcggctgccatctgtcaccatacaatactattgcagtatcattgactatattacttatgctgtgccttttattcctgtgacttatta from Neofelis nebulosa isolate mNeoNeb1 chromosome 9, mNeoNeb1.pri, whole genome shotgun sequence includes these protein-coding regions:
- the LOC131485207 gene encoding tyrosine-protein kinase ZAP-70 isoform X1, translated to MPDPAAHLPFFYGSISRAEAEEHLKLAGMADGLFLLRQCLRSLGGYVLSLVHDVRFHHFPIERQLNGTYAIAGGKAHCGPAELCEFYSRDPDGLPCNLRKPCNRPSGLEPQPGVFDCLRDAMVRDYVRQTWKLEGEALEQAIISQAPQVEKLIATTAHERMPWYHSSLTREEAERKLYSGSQTDGKFLLRPRKEQGTYALSLIYGKTVYHYLISQDKAGKYCIPEGTKFDTLWQLVEYLKLKADGLIYCLKDACPNSSASASSEAAAPTLPAHPSTFTHAQRRIDTLNSDGYTPEPARLVSTEKPRPMPMDTSVYESPYSDPEELKDKKLFLKRENLLIADIELGCGNFGSVRQGVYRMRKKQIDVAIKVLKHSTEKTDKDEMMREAQIMHQLDNPYIVRLIGVCQAEALMLVMEMAGGGPLHKFLLGKKEEIPISNVAELLHQVSMGMKYLEEKNFVHRDLAARNVLLVNRHYAKISDFGLSKALGADDSYYTARSAGKWPLKWYAPECFNFRKFSSRSDVWSYGVTMWEAFSYGQKPYKKMKGPEVIAFIEQGKRMECPPDCPPEMYTLMSDCWIYKWEDRPDFLAVEQRMRTYYYSLASKTEDPPGPGKGTETAFA
- the LOC131485207 gene encoding tyrosine-protein kinase ZAP-70 isoform X2: MPWYHSSLTREEAERKLYSGSQTDGKFLLRPRKEQGTYALSLIYGKTVYHYLISQDKAGKYCIPEGTKFDTLWQLVEYLKLKADGLIYCLKDACPNSSASASSEAAAPTLPAHPSTFTHAQRRIDTLNSDGYTPEPARLVSTEKPRPMPMDTSVYESPYSDPEELKDKKLFLKRENLLIADIELGCGNFGSVRQGVYRMRKKQIDVAIKVLKHSTEKTDKDEMMREAQIMHQLDNPYIVRLIGVCQAEALMLVMEMAGGGPLHKFLLGKKEEIPISNVAELLHQVSMGMKYLEEKNFVHRDLAARNVLLVNRHYAKISDFGLSKALGADDSYYTARSAGKWPLKWYAPECFNFRKFSSRSDVWSYGVTMWEAFSYGQKPYKKMKGPEVIAFIEQGKRMECPPDCPPEMYTLMSDCWIYKWEDRPDFLAVEQRMRTYYYSLASKTEDPPGPGKGTETAFA